One part of the Pogoniulus pusillus isolate bPogPus1 chromosome 34, bPogPus1.pri, whole genome shotgun sequence genome encodes these proteins:
- the HRH4 gene encoding histamine H4 receptor yields MHNSSAHALHAAAACNGSLPTQALSPELSLGVLVLLASLMVLLALVTIFGNVLVILAFVRDRSLRHRSNYYFLNLAISDCAVGVFCMPLYIPYSLTGKWHLGRDICKLWLALDYLLCTASVFNIVLISYDRFLSVTKAVSYRAQQGVASNPVAMMVATWGLAFLLYCPAVLLWERAAGRSVVPADQCHAEFFHNWYFLLSASTLEFFLPLLLVTYFNLHIFRDIRRRSSPRQPQQPSSSGSSSSSSSSISSSLSCRLCLPPRPAALEAEDSVSSSVRPKKEALVAEGSPPSRGDSGAPESDFSAPCRARSRAKLQRDRRVAKSLAVIVCVFAVCWAPYTLLMIVRGACQGTCVHNSLYEITFWLLWLNSSLNPFLYPLCHVKFRMAFARMLCPRRFAALKSSSF; encoded by the exons ATGCACAACAGCAGCGCCCATGCTCTGCATGCGGCTGCAGCGTGCAATGGCTCTCTGCCCACGCAGGCCCTGAGCCCTGAGCTctccctgggagtgctggtgctgctggcctccctcatggtgctgctggccctggtcACCATCTTTGGGAACGTGCTGGTGATCCTTGCTTTCGTCAGGGACAGGAGCCTCCGGCACCGCAGTAACTACTACTTTCTGAACCTCGCCATCTCGGACTGTGCCGTGG GTGTGTTCTGCATGCCCCTCTACATCCCTTACAGCCTGACAGGGAAGTGGCACTTGGGAAGAGACATCTGCAAGCTCTGGCTAGCCCTGGActacctgctctgcacagcctcagtGTTTAACATCGTTCTCATCAGCTATGACCGTTTCCTCTCAGTTACCAAAGCT GTGTCTTACCGAGCCCAGCAAGGAGTGGCTTCCAACCCCGTTGCCATGATGGTGGCCACCTGGGGCCTGGCCTTCCTGCTCTACTGCCccgcagtgctgctgtgggagcGCGCGGCCGGGCGCAGCGTGGTGCCGGCGGACCAGTGCCACGCCGAGTTCTTCCACAACTGGTActtcctcctctctgcttccaCCCTGGAGTTCTTCCTGCCGCTGCTCCTCGTCACCTACTTCAACCTGCACATCTTCCGCGACATCCGGCGGCGCAGCAGCCCgcggcagcctcagcagcccagcagcagcggcagcagcagcagcagcagcagcagcatcagcagcagcctctcctgcaggctttgCCTCCCGCCGAGGCCAGCAGCGCTGGAAGCAGAGGACAGTGTCTCTTCCTCCGTGAGGCCAAAGAAAGAGGCTTTGGTAGCTGAGGGTTCGCCACCATCCAGAGGCGACTCTGGCGCCCCAGAGAGTGACTTCTCCGCCCCTTGCCGCGCCAGGAGCAGGGCGAAGCTGCAGCGGGACAGGAGGGTCGCCAAGTCCCTCGCCGTCATCGTCTGCGTCTTCGCCGTCTGCTGGGCGCCATACACCCTGCTGATGATCGTCCGTGGGGCCTGCCAGGGCACCTGTGTCCACAACTCCCTCTATGAAATTACCTTCTGGCTTCTGTGGCTCAACTCCTCTCTGAATCCCTTCCTCTACCCTCTCTGCCACGTGAAATTCCGAATGGCTTTCGCCAGAATGCTGTGCCCCAGGAGGTTTGCAGCGCTGAAATCGAGCTCCttctag